In a single window of the Tachyglossus aculeatus isolate mTacAcu1 chromosome 14, mTacAcu1.pri, whole genome shotgun sequence genome:
- the USP44 gene encoding ubiquitin carboxyl-terminal hydrolase 44: MDKCKHVGRLRLAQDHSILNPQKWHCVDCNTTESVWACLSCSHVACGRYIEEHALKHFQESSHPVALEVNELYVFCYLCDDYVLNDNATGDLKLLRSTLSAIKSQNYDCTTRSGRILRSMGAGDDSYLSHGGAQALLRNEDQMFTALWHRRHTLMGKVFRFWFEQTPMGRKVLEEERLREEAEAKREEVRKRRQELKRQLRAEMERLPPRKSSRLQRQATSAFENAASPHVPASPAKPTQLSTSGEIKPQKIGESPVKRRPTVTPGVTGLRNLGNTCYMNSVLQVLSHLLIFRQCFLKLDLNQTQELLATAAGGKTRSSCKPPPGSDSAIPAQENPEKVTGSPLSRRPSLSSGLSGGASKSRNMELIQPREPSSKYISLCHELHTLFQVMWSGKWALVSPFAMLHSVWRLIPAFRGYAQQDAQEFLCELLDKVQHELEATGTGYPALIPSSQRKLIKRVLNVVNTIFHGQLLSQVTCLACDNKSNTVEPFWDLSLEFPERYHCNGKEMVSQYPCLVTEMLAKFTETEALEGRIYACDQCNTKRRKFSSKPVILTEAQKQLMVCRLPQILRLHLKRFRWSGRNHREKIGVHVSFDEILNMEPYCCRESVKSLTPECFMYDLSAVVMHHGKGFGSGHYTAYCYNSEGGFWVHCNDSKLNLCTMEEVCKAQAYILFYTQRVTWGSEHCQFSTEALPSCPQHSEEIENSSNEGRS, encoded by the exons ATGGATAAGTGCAAACACGTTGGGCGACTGCGGCTTGCCCAGGACCATTCCATACTCAACCCTCAGAAGTGGCATTGTGTGGACTGTAATACTACAGAGTCAGTGTGGGCCTGCCTCAGCTGCTCCCACGTGGCTTGTGGAAGGTACATCGAAGAGCATGCGCTGAAGCACTTTCAGGAGAGCAGTCATCCCGTTGCGTTGGAGGTGAACGAGCTGTACGTGTTCTGCTACCTGTGCGACGACTACGTCCTGAATGATAACGCGACCGGGGACCTGAAACTGCTGCGGAGTACGCTGAGTGCCATCAAGAGTCAGAATTACGACTGCACCACTCGCAGTGGAAGGATTCTGCGGTCTATGGGGGCAGGCGATGACTCTTACCTTTCCCACGGCGGCGCCCAAGCTCTGCTTCGCAACGAAGATCAAATGTTTACCGCTCTCTGGCACAGGAGGCATACTTTAATGGGCAAAGTGTTTCGATTTTGGTTTGAACAGACCCCCATGGGGAGAAAGGTACTGGAAGAGGAAAGGCTGCGGGAAGAAGCAGAAGCCaaaagggaggaagtgaggaaaAGACGGCAAGAGCTGAAGCGgcagttgagggcagagatggagcGATTGCCTCCGAGGAAGAGCTCTCGCTTGCAGCGCCAGGCCACGTCGGCCTTCGAGAACGCGGCGTCACCTCACGTCCCAGCCTCACCGGCGAAACCAACCCAACTATCTACCTCAGGCGAAATAAAGCCCCAAAAGATAGGCGAGTCTCCAGTTAAACGAAGGCCGACGGTGACTCCCGGTGTAACCGGACTGAGAAATTTGGGCAACACCTGCTACATGAATTCCGTTCTGCAAGTTTTGAGTCACCTGCTGATTTTTCGGCAGTGCTTTCTAAAGCTCGACCTGAACCAGACCCAAGAGCTGCTGGCTACGGCTGCTGGTGGGAAAACGAGATCCTCATGTAAACCCCCGCCCGGCTCCGATTCAGCGATTCCAGCACAGGAGAACCCAGAGAAAGTGACCGGCTCCCCGCTCTCCAGGCGTCCAAGTTTATCTTCGGGCTTGAGCGGCGGGGCATCGAAAAGTAGAAACATGGAACTTATTCAGCCCAGGGAGCCCAGTTCAAAGTACATTTCACTTTGTCATGAACTGCATACTCTCTTCCAAGTTATGTGGTCCGGAAAGTGGGCATTGGTGTCTCCTTTCGCTATGCTCCACTCGGTGTGGAGACTGATACCGGCCTTTCGCGGCTACGCCCAACAAGATGCTCAGGAATTCCTTTGTGAACTTTTGGATAAAGTACAGCATGAACTGGAGGCAACCGGTACTGGATACCCTGCTCTTATTCCCAGTTCTCAAAGGAAACTTATAAAACGAGTTCTGAATGTGGTGAATACCATTTTTCACGGACAGCTTCTCAGTCAG GTAACATGTCTTGCATGTGATAACAAGTCAAATACAGTAGAACCTTTCTGGGACCTTTCATTGGAATTTCCAGAAAGATACCACTGCAATGGAAAAGAAATGGTCTCCCAGTATCCGTGTCTGGTTACGGAAATGTTGGCCAAATTCACAGAAACCGAAGCTTTAGAGGGGAGGATTTATGCGTGTGACCAGTGTAACA CAAAACGCAGGAAGTTTTCCTCAAAACCAGTTATACTTACAGAAGCACAGAAACAGCTTATGGTGTGTCGACTACCTCAAATTCTGAGACTACACCTCAAACGATTCAG GTGGTCGGGACGTAACCATCGAGAGAAAATAGGAGTGCACGTGAGCTTTGATGAAATTCTCAACATGGAGCCCTATTGCTGCAGGGAGTCGGTCAAATCCCTCACGCCGGAGTGTTTTATGTACGATCTGTCTGCTGTGGTGATGCATCACGGAAAAGGATTTGGCTCAGGACACTACACCGCCTACTGCTACAACTCAGAAGGAG GATTCTGGGTACACTGCAACGATTCCAAGCTCAATCTGTGCACTATGGAAGAAGTATGCAAGGCACAAGCTTATATTTTGTTTTATACCCAGCGAGTTACTTGGGGAAGTGAACATTGTCAATTCTCAACTGAGGCATTGCCCAGTTGCCCACAGCACAGTGAAGAAATTGAGAATTCTTCTAACGAAGGCAGGAGCTGA